Proteins from one Meriones unguiculatus strain TT.TT164.6M chromosome 10, Bangor_MerUng_6.1, whole genome shotgun sequence genomic window:
- the Dcaf15 gene encoding DDB1- and CUL4-associated factor 15 isoform X1: MAPSSKSERNSGNGSGGGGPGGTGGKRAVGRRREHVLKQLERVKISGQLSPRLFRKLPPRVCVSLKNIVDEDFLYAGHIFLGFSKCGRYVLSYTSSSGDDDFSFYIYHLYWWEFNVHSKLKLVRQVRLFQDEEIYSDLYLTVCEWPSDASKVIVFGFNTRSANGMLMNMMMMSDENHRDIYISTVAVPPRGRCAACQDASRAHPGDPSAQCLRHGFMLHTKYQVVYPFPTFQPAFQLKKDQVVLLNTSYSLVACAVSVHSAGDNSFCQILYDHTALPPAPPSSPGPWSPEAVPAFPSLGLEVVPARPSGALEPSPAIAKAKEFVADIFRRAKEAKGTLEESRLPSGLGPSSSRGRLSSEPPAPSGEVLPRDSPPASEASAPEPGYINYTKLHYVLRSGEGTEPEDEFEDDKISLPFVVTDLRGRNLRPMRERTDMQGQYLTVEQLTLDFEYVINEVIRHDATWGHQFCSFSDYDIVILEVCPETNQVLINIGLLLLAFPAPTEEGQLRPKTYHTSLKVAWDLNTGIFETVSVGDLTEVKGQTSGSVWSSYRKSCVDMVMKWLVPESSGRYVNRMTNEALHKGCSLKVLADSERYTWIVL; encoded by the exons ATGGCGCCCAGCTCGAAATCGGAGCGGAACAGCGGGAACGGGAGCGGTGGCGGCGGCCCTGGGGGAACCGGGGGGAAGCGGGCGGTGGGGCGGCGGCGGGAACACGTCCTCAAGCAGCTGGAGCGGGTCAAG ATCAGTGGGCAGCTCTCACCTCGTCTCTTCCGGAAGCTGCCCCCCAGGGTCTGTGTGTCTCTCAAGAACATTGTAGATGAGGATTTCCTCTACGCAGG CCACATCTTCCTGGGGTTTTCCAAGTGTGGCCGCTATGTCCTCTCCTACACCAGCAGCAGCGGGGATGACGACTTCTCCTTCTACATCTATCACCTCTACTGGTGGGAGTTCAACGTCCACAGCAAGCTCAAGCTG GTCCGGCAGGTGCGGCTCTTCCAGGATGAGGAGATCTACAGTGACCTGTACCTGACTGTGTGTGAGTGGCCTAGCGATGCGTCCAAGGTCATCGTGTTTGGTTTCAA TACCCGCTCAGCCAACGGGATGCTTATGAACATGATGATGATGAGTGATGAGAACCATCGTGACATCTACATCAGCACTGTGGCTGTGCCACCTCGGGGCCGCTGTGCTGCCTGCCAGGATGCCAGTCGTGCCCACCCAG GGGACCCAAGCGCACAGTGCCTGCGGCATGGCTTCATGCTGCACACCAAATACCAGGTGGTGTACCCCTTCCCCACCTTCCAGCCCGCCTTCCAGCTCAAGAAGGATCAGGTGGTGCTACTCAACACCAGCTACTCCCTGGTGGCCTGCGCTGTCTCCGTTCACTCAGCAG GTGACAACAGTTTCTGCCAAATCCTGTATGACCACACAGCTTTGCCCCCAGCCCCGCCCAGCTCTCCAGGACCTTGGAgcccagaggcagtccctgcctTCCCCAGCCTTGGCCTTGAAGTGGTCCCAGCCCGGCCCTCTGGAGCCCTGGAGCCCTCACCAGCCATTGCCAAGGCCAAGGAGTTTGTGGCTGACATCTTCCGCAGGGCCAAAGAGGCCAAGGGTACCTTGGAGGAATCTCGGCTGCCCTCTGGTCTGGGGCCCTCAAGCAGCCGAGGCCGCCTATCCTCAGAGCCACCAGCCCCGAGTGGGGAGGTGTTGCCCAGGGACAGCCCTCCTGCTTCAGAGGCGTCTGCCCCCGAGCCTGGCTATATCAATTACACCAAGTTGCACTATGTGTTGCGGTCTGGGGAAGGGACAGAGCCTGAGGATG aGTTTGAGGATGACAAGATCTCCTTGCCCTTTGTGGTGACTGACCTCCGTGGTCGCAACTTACGGCCCATGAGAGAGCGGACTGACATGCAG GGCCAGTACCTGACAGTGGAGCAGCTCACACTGGACTTCGAGTATGTCATCAATGAGGTCATCCGCCATGATGCCACCTGGGGTCACCAGTTCTGCTCTTTCAGTGACTATGACATAGTCATCCTGGAG GTCTGCCCAGAAACCAATCAGGTCCTGATCAACATTGGCCTGCTGCTTCTGGCCTTCCCAGCCCCCACTGAGGAGGGTCAGCTCCG ACCAAAGACCTACCACACCAGTCTCAAGGTGGCCTGGGACCTCAACACAGGCATCTTTGAGACAGTCAGCGTGGGTGACCTGACTGAGGTCAAAGGGCAGACCAG TGGCAGTGTCTGGAGCTCCTACCGAAAGAGTTGTGTGGACATGGTCATGAAATGGCTGGTCCCAGAGAGCAGTGGCCGCTATGTGAACAGGATGACCAATGAGGCACTGCACAAAG GGTGCTCACTGAAGGTTTTGGCAGACAGTGAGCGGTACACTTGGATTGTGCTGTGA
- the Dcaf15 gene encoding DDB1- and CUL4-associated factor 15 isoform X2, which produces MARKISGQLSPRLFRKLPPRVCVSLKNIVDEDFLYAGHIFLGFSKCGRYVLSYTSSSGDDDFSFYIYHLYWWEFNVHSKLKLVRQVRLFQDEEIYSDLYLTVCEWPSDASKVIVFGFNTRSANGMLMNMMMMSDENHRDIYISTVAVPPRGRCAACQDASRAHPGDPSAQCLRHGFMLHTKYQVVYPFPTFQPAFQLKKDQVVLLNTSYSLVACAVSVHSAGDNSFCQILYDHTALPPAPPSSPGPWSPEAVPAFPSLGLEVVPARPSGALEPSPAIAKAKEFVADIFRRAKEAKGTLEESRLPSGLGPSSSRGRLSSEPPAPSGEVLPRDSPPASEASAPEPGYINYTKLHYVLRSGEGTEPEDEFEDDKISLPFVVTDLRGRNLRPMRERTDMQGQYLTVEQLTLDFEYVINEVIRHDATWGHQFCSFSDYDIVILEVCPETNQVLINIGLLLLAFPAPTEEGQLRPKTYHTSLKVAWDLNTGIFETVSVGDLTEVKGQTSGSVWSSYRKSCVDMVMKWLVPESSGRYVNRMTNEALHKGCSLKVLADSERYTWIVL; this is translated from the exons ATGGCGAGAAAG ATCAGTGGGCAGCTCTCACCTCGTCTCTTCCGGAAGCTGCCCCCCAGGGTCTGTGTGTCTCTCAAGAACATTGTAGATGAGGATTTCCTCTACGCAGG CCACATCTTCCTGGGGTTTTCCAAGTGTGGCCGCTATGTCCTCTCCTACACCAGCAGCAGCGGGGATGACGACTTCTCCTTCTACATCTATCACCTCTACTGGTGGGAGTTCAACGTCCACAGCAAGCTCAAGCTG GTCCGGCAGGTGCGGCTCTTCCAGGATGAGGAGATCTACAGTGACCTGTACCTGACTGTGTGTGAGTGGCCTAGCGATGCGTCCAAGGTCATCGTGTTTGGTTTCAA TACCCGCTCAGCCAACGGGATGCTTATGAACATGATGATGATGAGTGATGAGAACCATCGTGACATCTACATCAGCACTGTGGCTGTGCCACCTCGGGGCCGCTGTGCTGCCTGCCAGGATGCCAGTCGTGCCCACCCAG GGGACCCAAGCGCACAGTGCCTGCGGCATGGCTTCATGCTGCACACCAAATACCAGGTGGTGTACCCCTTCCCCACCTTCCAGCCCGCCTTCCAGCTCAAGAAGGATCAGGTGGTGCTACTCAACACCAGCTACTCCCTGGTGGCCTGCGCTGTCTCCGTTCACTCAGCAG GTGACAACAGTTTCTGCCAAATCCTGTATGACCACACAGCTTTGCCCCCAGCCCCGCCCAGCTCTCCAGGACCTTGGAgcccagaggcagtccctgcctTCCCCAGCCTTGGCCTTGAAGTGGTCCCAGCCCGGCCCTCTGGAGCCCTGGAGCCCTCACCAGCCATTGCCAAGGCCAAGGAGTTTGTGGCTGACATCTTCCGCAGGGCCAAAGAGGCCAAGGGTACCTTGGAGGAATCTCGGCTGCCCTCTGGTCTGGGGCCCTCAAGCAGCCGAGGCCGCCTATCCTCAGAGCCACCAGCCCCGAGTGGGGAGGTGTTGCCCAGGGACAGCCCTCCTGCTTCAGAGGCGTCTGCCCCCGAGCCTGGCTATATCAATTACACCAAGTTGCACTATGTGTTGCGGTCTGGGGAAGGGACAGAGCCTGAGGATG aGTTTGAGGATGACAAGATCTCCTTGCCCTTTGTGGTGACTGACCTCCGTGGTCGCAACTTACGGCCCATGAGAGAGCGGACTGACATGCAG GGCCAGTACCTGACAGTGGAGCAGCTCACACTGGACTTCGAGTATGTCATCAATGAGGTCATCCGCCATGATGCCACCTGGGGTCACCAGTTCTGCTCTTTCAGTGACTATGACATAGTCATCCTGGAG GTCTGCCCAGAAACCAATCAGGTCCTGATCAACATTGGCCTGCTGCTTCTGGCCTTCCCAGCCCCCACTGAGGAGGGTCAGCTCCG ACCAAAGACCTACCACACCAGTCTCAAGGTGGCCTGGGACCTCAACACAGGCATCTTTGAGACAGTCAGCGTGGGTGACCTGACTGAGGTCAAAGGGCAGACCAG TGGCAGTGTCTGGAGCTCCTACCGAAAGAGTTGTGTGGACATGGTCATGAAATGGCTGGTCCCAGAGAGCAGTGGCCGCTATGTGAACAGGATGACCAATGAGGCACTGCACAAAG GGTGCTCACTGAAGGTTTTGGCAGACAGTGAGCGGTACACTTGGATTGTGCTGTGA